CTCAGATACCCACTCCGTGATGTATGATCGCGATTGAAAcctgaattttgaaaataacttcTTCAAGATCTAAACCGCATAGTCTAGCGCAAATGCAAAATGCTAATAACTCCAAAAATATTAcctgaaatacatatatggctAAAAAATGTAGTTATGCACCGAAAGTTTgttcaaataatgaaaaataattaaaattatgtaattgaaattgaCCAAGTTCTGATAGACTCAGTCAGGTTAAATAATAAGCACcgttaagtatttaaaaatgtttgcacAGAGTTATATATGATAGGATTGCAGAgataattaagtatatatttagagACAAACTTAAAGTTGATGTTCACTCCACGAGGTTTTAATCCAgaagaaaatgttatattacatgaagaattaaagaacaaagtaataactaatacttatacatGTAAATGTGAGAATGACAGTATGTAAAGAATGTAATGACGTAAATAATGCAATGACATGCATAGTGTTAGTAAACGACTATCTTCAACACGCCCCTTCAATATGCAGGTCATTCGGTGGACAAACCAAGTCCGTTAAGACATCTGTCGTGGCTTGCTCGCGTCAATGGTTTTGTCATCACATCCGCAGTCATCTCTTGAGAAGATACGTGCCTCAATGAAAATAATCCTGCGCTAATGCACTCTCTCACAAAATGATGTTTGATATCAATGTGCTTGGTACGCGCATGAAAAACAGGATCATTAGCCAGACACTGCGCACCTCTGTTGTCCACATAAATTATTACATCAGCGAGTTTTTGTAAACCAATCTCATTTAGGAGACTACGCAAATACACTGCTTCTTTTGCTGATTCCGCCAAGCTCACATATTCAGCTTCTGTGGACGAAAGAGCGactgtgcgttgtttttgtGACTTCCAGCTAATAGCAGCACCGCTGAGCAAGAAAACGTATCCCGTGTAGGAATGGCGATCAGTTGTGCAGCCTCCCCAATCAGCATCAGCGTACCCAACTAGCTGTAAATCGGATTTTTGATACAGCAAGCTTCTATTGGCAGTACCGGCAAGATACCTTAAAATACGTTTGGCAGCATTCCAATGACATTTCAATGGATTCGTGACAAACTGCGCTAGTCTTGACACGGTGTTCGCTATGTCTGGCCTTGATGCGATGGACATATACATTAGAGCTCCAATTAATTCACGATATGGACAGAGTTTAtcaattgaattattttcaactaaatttatctTTAACTCTGAAGGTGTAGCAACCGGGTTGCACTCACTCATTCCAAATCTCCTTAATAATGCTTTTATATAGCCACTTTGCTTTAAAGTAATCTTACCATCCATTTGGTTAATCTCTAGTCCAAGACAATAATTTGCTCTACCAAGGTCCTTaatgtcaaaatatttcaaaagttgttgctttaattTGTGAATAATATTCACTTCACGTGACGCAATAAGTAGATCGTCTACAAATACAAGGAGTAAAACTAAGTTATTCTCAAAATAACCATAAAATAAACATGATTCATTTTCAGTGGGCTTTAACCACATACTTATCAACTTCGATTTAAGTTTGGCATACTACTGCCTACCAGCTTGCTTAAGGCCATAGAGGGCTTTCTTAAGTCGACACGCATTACCTCCTTCGTTTAGttcttttatcatttttgaTGCTTTAATGCCAACGTcgcaatttttatcaaatttcattgttattcgTTGCAAAAGATCAAAAGCATGTCTGGTACCTTCATGAGCACTTTTTCGTTCAACGTTCCATTCAGATATGCGCTCACAACATCAAACTGCCAGATAGTGAGATTAAAATGAGCCGACAATGCAAGTAATAACCGAATCGATTCTAAACGTGCTACTGGAGCATAAGTGCCAGTATAATTTATACCATATTTTTGACCGTACCCTTTAGCTACAAGACGCGCTTTGCGTCGCTCGATCTTACCATCTGACTCATACTTATTTGTCAAAACGAAACGGCATCCCACTATAGTTTGTTGTGATCGACCGGAACAATATCCCATGTgtcatttttaataatattaattacttcaCATTCCAATCCGTCGCGCCATTCATCACCCTCAGGCCCATTTAAAGCATCTTGTAAGCTAACCTCAGCCATACCAGCAAACACAACATCGTCTCCTGCACTATCGTTGTCGCTCTCTGCATGTGCCGTTTTCAGTGATGGCTCTGAATTAACACGACTACGAAACTCCTCTATTTCCCATTCGCATCAGTTTTGGCCTACCTGGCGCTCTCcgaatttcttttaattcacAATCCATAATTGCTGTTGGTTCGCTAATTCCGTTTTCATCGGTTTGAGAATGAGAAAAATCTACAAATTTACGACAATTACTGTAATTCTCTTCAGGAATTTTAAGTGGTAGCAGCAGATCACTAGCTTTATTTATTGGATTCGAAATCAGTTGATGTTCGCTAACAAACCGGACATCACGTGCACATATGACTTTATGCGCTTTCGGTACCCACACACGATAACCCTTTGTTTCTCTGGGATACCCAACAAACACACCTTCTTGACATCTAGGTGCCAGCTTATTTTTATCTGGTATTTTATCAAGCACCATTACCTTTGATCCAAACGACTTGAAGTGTTTAATACTTGGCTTTACCTTATTTAGGCATTCATAAGGCGATTTCCCACCTAATGTTCGGGATGGACATCTGTTTCTTATATGGCAAGCAGATGCCACAGCTTCTGACCAAAAAGTATGACCGAGGCCAGACTGCAATAACAAACACCATGTCCAGAAGTGTTCTATTCATTCGTTCTGCGACTCCATTCTGTTGAGGCGTCCTGGGAACACTTAGCCGACGAGCTATGCCACATTCTGAAAGATACTTATCAAATTCATTATATAGATACTCACGTCCATTATCGGACtgcaaacatttaattttaaacccaGTCTGTCTTTCCATGAAACTTTGGTACATCTTGAATGCTTCGAAAACGTCAGACTTCTGCCTTAGTAAGTATATTTCGCACCACCTTGTACAATCATCTATAAAGGTGACAAAATATCGAGCTCGTCCAATGGATTCTTCTCTGAACGGTCCCACAACATCAGAATGTATAATTCTCATTGTTTCTGAACAAGGCACTTTGCCTCTATTGAACGGTAACGCAGACATTTTGCCTAATATACACACTTCGCACTGTATCAGTTGCTTCACCTCGTCAATATCAGAGACAGCAACTATGACATCTCTTACCAATTTTCATAAATCAGCCCCGTTAAGATGACCCAGACGATAATGCCACTTCAACAGTTCGGAGCACTTCGCCTGAATAGAAGCACACTCGCTGCTTTGTCTGACGTAATATAAATCACCCATGCCATCAGCAATCAAGGTAATTTCATCACTTGCGTTGAATACAAACGCTCCATCTTTGGTAAATGTCACTTTATGTCCCTTGTTAGTAATTTTTGCCACCGAAACTAAATTTGTGCGCAGTTCCGGAACCAACAACGTATTTTGTAACTCAACTACTCGCTGGCCATCTGCGCCTGTCACTGACAAATTTACCACACCTTCACCTCGTACATCTGCACACGCCTGTTGACTTGCCAAATTCAACTTAACTTTGGATGATTTTTCCACGGTCTTAAACATGCACTCGTCACTACACAAATGAGCAGTACACCCACTATTCAATACCCAAGCTCGTCTTTCACGCATATCCCCAAGAAATTTTTCTTCTATTGCAGAATGATATGCTGCATACGTTTCATCAACACAATATGCCAAATGTTTGGAATTATTGGAATCTCTTCCGTGAACACCATTATTACTCCTAACAGAACAAGAGCTCGCCTTGTGCCCTAATGCGCCGCGCTTAAAGCATCGGAATTCTCTTTTATTCTTTATGAACTTTTTCCTACTCAGCTTATCTTGCACATGTGATTTCGCGGCCATAGCCATTACTGTATTACTAGCCGATTGCTTACGTGCTTCGCTCTcctctattatttttattttcagtaccTCAGCTGATGGAAGCGCATCGCGTGATTCTATTGCGCACCGAAAGTTTTCATAAGTAGACGGTAAACTATACAATAGCATGATACATAACAGATCACCGTTTATCTGCACATTCATGCTCTCCAACTTATCTACCGCATCGAAAAATTTCGCCATGTGCTCTTTCACGTCATCGCTTTCATCTAACTTTTGCAACATCAACTGCTTCAATAATGTTGCTTTACGTGCCGGTCCTTTTGACGCATAAATCGACACTTCCCGCGAAGTCTCACAACCCCTGACTTGCTTTAGTTCGGATGGCTGAATTGACAAAACCAAATTTGCTTTAGCTTTCTTGTCAGCTTTCAACCAAGCGCTTCTTGCTGCAGTGTCAGTCTCTGCCGGTATCAAATTAGAACCATTTACATACTCCCACAAATCATTTTTAGTCAGCAATGCTTCCACTTGCATGCTCCAAGTGTCGAAATTGTCCTTGGAAAGCAACTCGATCCGAGAAGATGTTGACGAAGTAATCGTAGACATTACTTCAGCCGTATCAAAGCACCTGCTAGCTTTACTGATttcaatttttggcaaaaacgctTTTGAATTCTCAATATCACTCATTAGTCTTATAAACtctcaaaatttaaacaaatttgcgatcctgggcccataacctgatAGGATTGCAGAgataattaagtatatatttagagACAAACTAAAAGTTGATGTTCACTCCACGAGGTTTTAATCCAgaagaaaatgttatattacatgaagaattaaagaacaaagtaataactaatacttataaatgTAAATGTGAGAATGACAGTATGTAAAGAATGTAATGACGTAAATAATGCAATGACATGCATAGTGTTAGTAAACGACTATCTTCAACAATATATCCTCGTATGTGGGTGAGTATTCCAAATTTGTGTTAAGCAGTTAGAGGGAGAAAAAAACGACGTTTTTCATCGTATCGATCGATAATATATATCtcagaaatgtttttttaaataaatccgaCAAATAGTTGTCGTGTATTTTCTCTCAACAACCTTTTTTGAATTGCTTACCACTATAGCTCGAAAACCGCTCGGTAGACTTCAATGAAGATTGTACAGctacgaaaatataaaaatataaagaaacacCTAAGGCATTATATGGAAGGACTTTTTTAATTCTCATTCTTTACAAACAAGTAAATATGagtttttttctcgaaaacctGAAACCActgttttgttaattaaaaaaatcttcaatCCAGCaatgaattgtttatttttaaaacatttatatatttttttatttctgttaagTCAAGTCAAAACTTTGTTTAATGAAgctatttttcaacttttataaaattaaataatttactggcaaaaagaaagaaatatttcaaatttaagtgTTTTCATATCTTCGACTATAGCTAACTTCTTATCtatgttatttttggtttcTACTTTGcctattatttgttattttatgagACTATTATACTTATGGAAAACAAAAACGTGGAAGTCAGGCGAATATGGAACAACTTGCTTCAagaatttatgcaaaataagcAATAACCAAGGAGTGTTTGATCACGGCAATAAAGCCTAACTAACTTAGCCATAAAAAATgtccataatggaaaatgtggttcgtgaaaaaaatgtattatcttGTTATACTGCCCGCTCAAAAGTACgaaaaaacgcaacagtcggctggTAAGGTTACGGCATCCGGAAGGACTATCAACAGCAACTATTACATAGTATTATTTGACCGTTTGAAGCACGAAATCACCGGAAAACGGCCGCATTAATAGAAAGATAAATCATGCACTGCGACACAAGTCAGTGAAACCGATGTCAAAAATCCATGAACTGAGTTTAGAGTTgcttttgatttgaaaaaaatgcttGTTCGGTAGAAATTTTCAGCGAATGAAGAGATGGTCGCCGAAACTCAGGCCTATTTTCACGCAatggacaaatcgtactacaaagtaatttaaaaaaattttatgaattgaAGAGAactaaaaaatactaatttttcaaaaatttgcctAGCTATGATAGGCCGGGGTCTTTACATTTGACTTGTTACAGACAAAAGAGAACGATTAAATGCTATAAGCAGATTAAATTTTGCTCaggttataaaaatttatgcagCTAGTTTATGTAAGTCAATGTTGACAgtaataacttcgaagtcgtagatgaacaaaaaccaaaccctataagtcacttattattcctgtcctgctatatggtgcagaggcatggatgataacaacatctgatgagtcatcGTTACAAGTTTTCGGGAGAAAGGTTCTGGGGAAGacttatgatcctttgcgcatgggccacggcgaatatcgcattcgatggaaagatgagctgtatgagatatacggcgacattgacatagttcatcaaattaaaagacagaggctgcgttggctaggtcaagtcatctgaatggacgaaaacattgCAGTTTTGAAAGTATACGATGCAGTAACCTCGAgagagaagcagaggaaaagacCTCCGCTTCGTAGGAAAAACCAGGGgaagaaggacctgacttctcgtggaatctccaattggcgccacattggaagaaacgactgtcgtgttgttgttaactcgactataacctcgtaagtggtgtctacgccagtaaagaagaaggatatatttatttgataaaacttcgatattgatattaaaaatatatataattatttaggATAGGCGTATACTTACATCAGAAACTATTTAAGCTAATCTCGGTAATTATATTTCATTGATAACACCATCTTATACTTCGTTGTGAAATTGGTCATTAGCCGCCATTAATAACATATTGAGTAgtataattagaaataattatagCCACAGCAAcgcacttttaaaatttttgtataaataaactgaaaagaaattaataaaatcggtTCACAGTTTtcccgtaaataaaaaaaagttgcattataaattgttttttcgtAGTTAACTTAATTTTATACTCATATAATGGATGTACTTGAGCCGCAGCTtcttttttaaaagattttgcGGGCATTTCGTATTATTTTAGACTTTTCACGTTTTCACAGCCTCCGATGATATCTAACGGGCAGTTGTAGAATTAGGGCTTTCCTTATTTTTTGTCGTATggctgtttgtatgtatgtgcttttcatttcttttcgAGTGCATTCCAACTACTGTATGTATACGAAATGCAACTTTATGgacaagtgtgtatgtgtatacatgtaATGTTACATCCCCTAAAGAAATAGGTGTGTATTATTTGATATTTCAATAGATACCATTTATCAAGCATGCGCCTATCAGCTTTTCACATTAAATCAATATGAGTGCATCCAATGAAGCTCGATAGAgcagtttttatattaaaaataaaaaaaaaacgatttattACGCAAAAAATGCGATGTGTTCTTAAAAGCCATCACATGTGCTGCTATTATTTATATAGCAAGTGTggcaaaatgtttaatatttaatactctttaaattaatttgtgaaCAAGTGCAAGTATTCATCGACAGcattagaaaatatgaaaactttATTTCCGTGCGGGTACTTGCGCAAATGCAATCCAAACAGCTTTGAGTATGCAAACTATCACTTATTTCCTAATGACttcattttaattgcaaaactgtatttaataaatatcattgttatttgtattatataaaacctatgtataaataaattatttgttgtcAACGATTAAACAGGGTTGTCAAAACGTTTCCTTCCATCTTCgttcattttcgaaattttactgGTAAATGTTGTTTTTAACAATCCAGAGATCAACC
The sequence above is a segment of the Bactrocera dorsalis isolate Fly_Bdor chromosome 6, ASM2337382v1, whole genome shotgun sequence genome. Coding sequences within it:
- the LOC125779311 gene encoding uncharacterized protein LOC125779311; translation: MSDIENSKAFLPKIEISKASRCFDTAEVMSTITSSTSSRIELLSKDNFDTWSMQVEALLTKNDLWEYVNGSNLIPAETDTAARSAWLKADKKAKANLVLSIQPSELKQVRGCETSREVSIYASKGPARKATLLKQLMLQKLDESDDVKEHMAKFFDAVDKLESMNVQINGDLLCIMLLYSLPSTYENFRCAIESRDALPSAEVLKIKIIEESEARKQSASNTVMAMAAKSHVQDKLSRKKFIKNKREFRCFKRGALGHKASSCSVRSNNGVHGRDSNNSKHLAYCVDETYAAYHSAIEEKFLGDMRERRAWVLNSGCTAHLCSDECMFKTVEKSSKVKLNLASQQACADVRGEGVVNLSVTGADGQRVVELQNTLLVPELRTNLVSVAKITNKGHKVTFTKDGAFVFNASDEITLIADGMGDLYYVRQSSECASIQAKCSELLKWHYRLGHLNGADL